From Solea senegalensis isolate Sse05_10M linkage group LG7, IFAPA_SoseM_1, whole genome shotgun sequence, a single genomic window includes:
- the irf1a gene encoding interferon regulatory factor 1a: MQQPGRLRLRPWLEEQIHSGRYPGVSWLDQSAQIFQIPWTHAARHGWSIDRDATLFRSWAMHTGRYRPGKDKPDPKTWKANFRCALNSLPDICELREHSRKRGINAFRVYRMLPSTQTHRRRRALRISRPRARQASLGDDTYMMMNTWHPTTTEANSDTTMKVDNPAEQTFSSTQTHGMWEVKPEEQEQNEAVFKLMDHLNSTDLWNQTGEQKKWRTHTLWDHWHCAGDDNLYSLHPENYGELLGSNCFKELSDWSSNQQTLMP; this comes from the exons ATGCAACAACCAGGTCGGCTGAGGCTGAGGCCATGGCTGGAGGAGCAGATTCATTCTGGAAGGTATCCTGGTGTGAGCTGGCTGGACCAG TCAGCACAAATCTTCCAGATCCCATGGACCCATGCTGCTCGTCATGGCTGGAGTATTGATCGTGATGCTACACTCTTCAGGAGCTGGGCCATGCACACTG GACGGTACCGTCCAGGCAAAGACAAGCCGGATCCCAAGACGTGGAAAGCAAATTTCCGCTGTGCTTTGAATTCTCTGCCCGACATCTGTGAGCTGAGGGAGCACAGCAGGAAGAGAGGCATCAATGCCTTCCGAGTCTACAGGATGCTGCccagcactcaaacacacagacgcaggAGAG CACTGCGCATCAGCAGGCCCAGAGCGAGACAGGCGAGTTTAGGAGATGACACGTACATGATGATGAACACTTGGCatcccacaacaacagaagcCAATTCAGACACGACAATGAAGGTTGACAATCCTGCAGAGCAAACATTCAGCAGCACTCAAACGCATG GGATGTGGGAGGTCAAACCAGAGGAGCAGGAACAGAACGAGGCCGTGTTTAAG TTAATGGACCACTTAAACAGCACTGACCTCTGGAACCAAACCGGGGAACAGAAAAaatggagaacacacacactgtgggacCACTGGCACT GTGCTGGTGATGATAACCTGTACTCTCTGCACCCAGAGAACTACGGTGAGCTGTTGGGTTCAAACTGCTTCAAGGAGCTTTCTGATTGGTCCTCAAACCAGCAAACACTGATGCCATAG